A region from the Acanthopagrus latus isolate v.2019 chromosome 8, fAcaLat1.1, whole genome shotgun sequence genome encodes:
- the det1 gene encoding DET1 homolog — protein sequence MDEDTPTLKPRRIQNQNVVHRLERRRICSGRPGAHWYRVRCFHQNLFPNFTVVNVEKPPCFLRKFSPDGRCFIAFSSDQTSLEIYEYQGCQAAQDLLLGQEGETLLTANDQRSLNIRGRLFERFFSLLHVTNVASNGEHLNRECSLFTDDCRYVIVGSAVYVPEEPPPYFFEVYRNNESVTPNPRSPLEDYSLHIIDLHTGRLCDTRAFKCDKIILSHNQGLYLYRNILAVLSVQQQTIHVFQVTPEGTFLDVRTIGRFCYEDDLLTLSAVYTEAQAESQPGFPRLYTDKTINSLKHRLLVYLWRRAEQDGSATAKRRFFQFFDQLRRLRMWKMQLLDEHHLFIKYTSEDVVTLRVTDPSQPSFFVVYNMVSTEVLAVFENTSDQLLELFENFCDLFRNATLHSQAVQFPCSASSNNYARQVQRRFKDTIVNAKYGGHTEAVRRLLGQLPISAQSYSSSPYLDLSLFSYDDKWVSVMERPKTCGDHPIRFYARDSGLLKFKIQAGLLGRPVNHAVRRLVAFTFHPFEPFAISVQRTNAEYVVNFHMRHVCA from the exons ATGGATGAGGACACCCCAACCCTGAAGCCCAGACGGATTCAGAATCAAAATGTGGTTCATCGTCTTGAGAGGCGCAGGATCTGTTCGGGCCGACCCGGAGCTCACTGGTACAGAGTACGCTGCTTCCACCAGAACCTTTTCCCCAACTTCACTGTGGTCAATGTGGAAAAGCCCCCCTGCTTCCTGAGGAAGTTCTCACCTGATGGGCGTTGCTTTATTGCCTTCTCTTCTGACCAGACTTCTCTGGAG ATATATGAATACCAAGGCTGCCAGGCAGCTCAGGACCTGCTGTTAGGGCAAGAGGGAGAAACTCTTCTTACAGCCAATGACCAGCGTTCCCTCAACATCCGCGGCCGCCTGTTTGAGCGCTTCTTCTCCTTGCTCCACGTCACTAATGTGGCCTCAAATGGAGAACATCTCAACCGGGAATGCAGCCTCTTCACAGACGACTGCCGTTATGTCATCGTAGGGTCGGCTGTGTACGTCCCAGAGGAGCCGCCGCCTTACTTCTTTGAG GTGTATCGGAACAACGAATCTGTGACTCCCAATCCCCGGTCTCCTCTAGAGGACTACTCGCTACACATTATTGACCTCCACACTGGCAGGCTGTGTGACACCAGGGCCTTCAAATGTGACAAGATCATCCTGTCCCATAACCAGGGCCTCTACCTCTACAGGAACATCTTGGCTGTGCTGTCGGTCCAGCAGCAAACTATACATGTGTTTCAG GTCACTCCAGAGGGAACGTTTCTAGATGTAAGAACTATTGGGCGGTTCTGTTATGAGGACGACCTCCTGACCCTTTCAGCAGTTTACACTGAGGCTCAGGCTGAGAGTCAGCCGGGGTTCCCTCGCCTGTATACAGACAAAACCATCAATTCACTCAAGCACAGGCTGCTGGTCTACCTGTGGAGGAGGGCTGAGCAGGACGGCAGTGCCACTGCCAAGAGGAG ATTCTTCCAGTTTTTCGATCAGCTGAGGAGGTTAAGGATGTGGAAGATGCAGCTGTTAGATGAGCATCACCTCTTCATTAAATACACCAGCGAAGATGTGGTCACACTCAGAGTCACCGACCCCTCACAG CCGTCGTTCTTCGTTGTGTACAACATGGTGTCTACAGAGGTGCTGGCCGTCTTTGAGAACACCTCCGACCAGCTCCTGGAGCTGTTTGAGAATTTCTGTGACCTCTTCAGAAACGCCACGCTGCACAGCCAGGCCGTCCAGTTCCCCTGCTCCGCGTCATCCAACAACTACGCACGGCAGGTCCAGAGAAG ATTCAAAGACACCATAGTGAATGCCAAATATGGCGGGCACACCGAGGCGGTGCGTCGGCTGCTGGGTCAGCTCCCCATCAGCGCCCAGTCCTACAGCAGCAGTCCGTACCTCGACCTCTCCCTCTTCAGTTATGATGATAAGTGGGTGTCGGTGATGGAGAGACCCAAGACCTGCGGAGACCACCCCATCAG GTTTTATGCACGGGACTCCGGCCTGCTGAAGTTTAAGATCCAGGCAGGCCTGCTGGGACGGCCGGTGAACCACGCAGTGCGACGCCTGGTTGCTTTCACTTTCCATCCCTTCGAACCATTTGCCATCTCTGTCCAGCGCACCAACGCAGAGTATGTGGTCAACTTCCACATGAGGCATGTCTGCGCCTGA